The following coding sequences lie in one Saimiri boliviensis isolate mSaiBol1 chromosome 6, mSaiBol1.pri, whole genome shotgun sequence genomic window:
- the LOC101034902 gene encoding olfactory receptor 51B6: protein MRLNNTASTFQLTGFPGMEKAHHWIFILLLVVYISILLGNGTLLFLIRSDHNLHESMYYFLAMLAATDLGVTLTTMPTVLGVLWLNHREIGHGACFLQAYFIHTLSVVESGVLLAMAYDRFIAICNPLRYTSILTNIQVMKIGVGILTRAGLSIMPIVVCLHWFPYCRSHGLSHAFCLHQDIIKLACADITFNRLYPVVAVFAMVLLDFLIIFFSYILILKTVMGIASGEERVKALNTCVSHICCILVFYVTVVGLTFIHRFGKHVPHEVHITMSYIHFLFPPFMNPVIYSIKTKQIQRGILHLFSLSHSKA, encoded by the coding sequence ATGAGGCTCAATAACACTGCTTCCACTTTCCAGCTTACTGGCTTCCCAGGCATGGAGAAAGCACATCACTGGATATTCATCCTATTATTGGTAGTCTATATCTCCATACTTCTTGGCAATGGCACTCTTCTCTTCCTCATCAGGAGTGATCATAACCTCCATGAGTCAATGTACTATTTCTTAGCTATGTTGGCAGCTACAGACCTCGGAGTGACATTGACCACAATGCCTACAGTGTTAGGTGTTCTGTGGCTAAATCACAGGGAGATTGGCCATGGAGCCTGCTTCTTGCAGGCCTATTTTATCCATACTCTTTCTGTCGTGGAGTCAGGTGTCTTGCTTGCCATGGCTTATGACCGTTTCATTGCCATCTGCAACCCCTTAAGATATACCTCTATCCTGACCAACATCCAGGTAATGAAGATTGGTGTGGGGATATTGACAAGGGCAGGTCTGTCCATTATGCCAATAGTTGTTTGCCTACACTGGTTTCCCTACTGTCGATCCCATGGGCTCTCCCATGCTTTCTGTCTACACCAAGATATTATCAAGCTAGCGTGTGCTGACATCACCTTCAATCGACTCTATCCAGTTGTAGCTGTATTTGCAATGGTCTTGTTGGACTTTCTCATCAtctttttctcctatattttgATTCTGAAGACTGTCATGGGCATTGCTTCTGGAGAAGAAAGGGTCAAGGCACTCAACACATGTGTCTCTCACATCTGCTGCATCCTGGTCTTCTATGTCACTGTAGTTGGTCTGACATTTATTCATAGGTTTGGAAAGCACGTTCCTCATGAGGTTCACATCACAATGAGCTACATCCACTTCCTTTTCCCACCTTTTATGAACCCGGTTATCTATAGCATCAAAACTAAGCAGATTCAGAGGGGTATACTTCACTTATTCTCCTTGTCTCACTCTAAGGCATAA